The segment ggagggagggagggagggaggaccaGGCGGTCCTTTGGGGAATAAAACAGAGGAGCCAAGTGTCTGGGCTTCATCAAATTCAAGGAGGAGAAACCTGCACGATGATGACGCAACATGCATGCTCAGTACCAGAAAATAATCATGTCACAATGACAAGATGTATTGTGACATCACTAAACACGTACCTAATCATTATCTCTTGATGTAACTAATTACCTTTGGAATGATGGATGAACAACTGCAGCTCGGCGAGGCATCAAGACAGAGACTCTCTGCAGGCAATTAACTTCTGAATGCCAACTTGTCAATTCACTGTCAAATTGTTCTGCACTGCAGGAACCGAGTAATGAATGCTTAGTTTATTATCAATTAGATTGGGTAAACAGGTGAACCTACCAAAGTTGTAGAAACTCTGACGCATGGAAGTGAAACGTCACCATAAAACAATCTCCAAAGTCTGCACATAATGTAATTGGCCGTCGGTGACACCATAATCAACCTGTTCCAATGTTGCAGAAACACGCTTTTATTAGCATTCAGATATGTTCAGAAAATAAAGTCTAATCAAACGTTCTTTATTTAAACAACAAGAATGAAGCAAAATAATAATAATGGTGTGTTGCCGACACCATATACACCAATTAACAACCACTTCTATCATCTAAAACTGTTTAGCTAGATCAGTATACCTGAACAGAGGAGAAATTGCTCTTGCATCCGAACTGATTATGTCGTGAAACAGAAGCTGCCCAGTTACTAGGAAGAGTATGCCAATGCGCATGCAGACAAGCGAATCGGCCGATACTCCGAGGAACCAATGAAAAGACTTGTATGATCTGACACCTGAAACATACCACACAGGTTAGGATAACGATCAGACTCTTAATTATTTAAAAGAAAGGAACATTTATGTATAGCAGAAACAAACATGCATTCACCTTAAGGACATCAAAACATACGCTTCCATTTCTGTTATAGTTTGGATGCAACAACCAAGTTCTGAATTTCCAGAAGCAAAGCTGACGGTTGGTTGTAATGGTTCTGCAGAATCCAAGTAATGAATGTAAGACTCACAGACAAGCAAGGTAAGGGGACTCACTGATATAATTCATTACTTTGAGTTGGTCAGTTGATGAACCTGCTAATTAGGAACTGAACCTCTGAAGGATGCCGGTTAGCGAAACATCATATAGTTGGCAGTTGGTGGTCCCATGGACCGTCCAAGAGCATGAAAAATGACACCTGTTCCAATATTGCATATAACGTTTTAGAACTGAGATACCCAGAAAAGGTTAAGGGGAAAATAGTTGCATTATGCCACCAAAAATGGAGCTAATAAGGTGTGCTGCTTACACCATATGCATTCAAAGCATTTTCTCTTCCTCTTGCGTGAAGCTTTCCACGGCTGATCATCATTCCAAGACTCCAGTGTGTGGATGGTAGCTAGCGGCGAGTAAAGTGCAGACTGGAGCAACAAGCACCGCTGAGAACGCAAAactaaaaataagaagaaaaaaatagagggAAAGTGTGATAAACTGACCTTTGAAATGATCCTGGTAGAACTGTACAGCTGCTTCTTGATGATACTGTTAATGTTATTGTTTGGTTGGAGCAACCAATTATGTCCTGAATGCCACATCCACTGTCGGCCCTAATTGTTGTGCAGGATCATATTAGTAAAGAACATAAGGTCATAAAACAAACAAATCCACTTTCCAGATGATACTCTATCTAACCATGAATAAAAACATATAAGCATGCATGCACCTTCAGGTCTATATATCGATATAGTGTCTTCTGTTTTTacaaaaggaggatgacccccggcctctgcatctgggcgatgcatacagccactttattaattattctcacaagaccttacaaagccatacaacagtaagactaaagccaccgtctaagcaacaactgtcgctacacatatccaattgatgaaggggcgcagattatctaggcctaataccaaacagacatcgcagccaaacctaagcatctaagacttgaggtcccaaccaggacgcctgccgggtatggggcacctaccagtccggcgcactcctcaaccaggacgcctgccgggtatgaggccgccgcagccacctgtcaccaatccatcttcagagttgtactgttgcatgtaccgtgccaggtctctctgccatcgacgccaccacgacgcccgacagTGTCGTCCTTCTGcacgagtccatcctcccacagcgaactccgaatctgcactgcgccacgccgtcaagatccgccgccatcagtgtgtaggatgaagcaccgctccaccaaagaatccgtcctctagtccctcgatcacgtgtgtacctccaagaatgacgcccccaagggaggaacgacaccagagcgccgccttcatccgatcatccgatctgGGCTTTCCCCcgaaggtagcagagagtggccttgaacttctccacggcgatgccttcaagaaggaaacgacgcagatagcgccgccacccCGGCCTTAGCATGagccgaaggcaagttttcacccagatcagctcgaagggatccaactctcgtgcCCGGGCCGCCGTCATCACTAGTACCACTAGGCAGACCCTGGAGTACTGGCATATCAGCGAgccgccggcaccaccgcatccagatTGCTGGCCACGCAggccacgccgggccgccgccatcccccgcgccgtccgGATCAGAGGTGGAGCCGCCGACCGCGCACAGGGACCGCCGCCGCCTgcacacgccggagcgccgccgagagCCCATCACCCGCCACTGCTTACCGAAGCCAACCGCCCGAGCACTGGCGCCACCGTGGAGCCATCAGATCGGGGAGGAAGACGCGCGCCGACCACCCTCGCGGACCCCGCCGCACGCCCGAGCGCTGGCGCCACCGCGGCGCCATCAGATCGGGATGAGGAGGAGCCCACGCGCTCGCCGCCCCGCGCAGACCACGCCGCCGCCACCAAGCAGGGGAGCCCCGCCCAGATCCACCGGCGGCTCGACCTGCcaccgagccgagcgccgccgcgaGGACCGGCCGTCCCGCGCCGCTCAGGAGCCTCGCGATGGGGgagggagccccgccgccgccgacacacGCGCGGGCTTTGCCTGGCGGCGTCCCCTGGCGGCAGCGAGGGAGAAGGAAGGCGAGAAAGGGTAGCGGTGGCGGCGATCTAGGGTTTCGCCCGGGCCGCTGGCGGCTGCGTACATCGTACTGTCTGTCCTCCATTGCTTCGCCACTCCACCACTGCGGCCGCTTGCTCGATGTCCATTATGGTCCCTCTGGCAGCCACACTGCTACCGCTAGCTAAGGTTCGTGGCGTCTGGCGTGCGTCACTCGTTGGGGCTGGCTCCTGGCAGGCTGCTCGATCGGTTCATACTGTATTGCGTTTTTTTTTTGAGCAACTCATGGCGTACTGTCGTGCTCCATGGGGCCAAATAGCTGGTTGCATGGCCCAGTTAGACAACCAACTTGGCCATTGATTTCTTCTGAGTTTTTTTTCCATGGAACGTTGGCAAACTAGCCAGAGCAAACCATGTACGCATACATGTAGAAGCAAATTAGGCATTAGCCGACCGGACGTGGCCGCTGTGAATTAATCAGCCGACCTCGTATATGGAGATGACGAGCTGGTGAGGTTGGAGAGAATCTAGCGGCGCGACCGCCGTCGCTGGCCTGGAATTTGATGGAGATGTGAAGTCGGGGAAGAATGTGCTTTGAGATGGGTGCTAAACACATGTCATATTATGTATAGGGTCCAAACGTTATATAGGCAAAGAAACCCGGTTTCATAAGGTTTCCTCCCGTCCCGTGGCAACGCCACCATGGACGACAACCTCCCCTGGGGCAACCGGTCCAGCTGCAATCCGAATGAAAATATAACTCAAGCACAACTTAAGTAGGCAAGATCACATTGAGAAGGTGAAAAAGGAGAGATGAGATTTAGCATGTAATGTACCTTTGTGAATGCACCATCCATCCATGACAAGTACACTCCACAGAGCTCTACATCAGCAGCCAAAGTAAATTGGTCTTTTGTGAATATAAAAATACTTTAGATGTTTAAATTATTCAATTCTTTATAAAAATTGCAATGAACATTTCCTTTATAAACAGTGCGCTATGAATATAGTTCTTCTTAATTTCCTTATGTTGATCTATTTCTGAAGGGATGAACATGTCTGTAGAGAAAAAGACACTATAATCGACACCAACACACACCCACTTCTTTGAGGTCAGTTGTTCCATTATTTCATAATGAAGCGTGGCACTTCATGCACATCGATTTTGTATGTTTAAGACTGACGGCCGGCAAATACATTAAATGGCTGATGCTCCAAGAATGCcttggtgagagagagagagagagagagagagagagagagagagagggagagtatTTTAGTGAGGCGCCGAAATATAGTCTTGAGCCATTATACTAGGAGAGTATTTTTTGTTTCTCCCGTCGCAACGCACGGCCCTTTTTGCTagtgtagtgcatatagatttttgaAAAGGCAAGCATTACAAACTTTGTTCAAAATTTTGGAGTAAAACATTTATATCTAAAATGCCAAacttatatcattagattcattataAGATGAACTATCATATTTTATATATGTGGTATTATAGATATAAATAGTTATCTCTAATAACTTGATCAAAGCTTGAATTTTTACAAAATGTAtacgcactacattgtggaacagAAGGAGTATAAGGAATACATGTTGTGCCTGGCTACAGTGAAGGCCACCAACCAAAATGTATCAAAGGCTCTCGAAGGTGCAACACGGTGACAACATTACATCATTTTTAGATAGATCGATGCCTTAAAACCTTTATTCTTAAATATAAATACATATATCAGAAGAATGCTAAGAGATGATAGTCGATATAATTTAGAGCACTGCAGGAGAATGCTCATGCATATATCAGCCCGTGCAAACACGAATAGGGGCCACGCTTATTTGAGATATATATAGTCTCGTCCAAACACGAAAGCTAGGCGGTTCCTGGGAGCGGGACCTGGTATTCGATGAGGTAGGGCATGGTGGTAAGCCCGGCCTTCACGATCTCCCCCACCATCTTCCACACCCCATGCTCTTCGGCCCGCTCGTGGATCACGTCGAGGATGTCCTGATTGACATCGTACCTCATGGTACTGATGAGCTCCTCCGTTGTAGCGCCCAGGTCCGCTGTGACGATGCCGCCGCTTTCGTCGACCCGCACAATGCTTGGGCCACCGAACAGGTTGTGCTTGCTAGAAAGGGCTTCCTGGTACGCGCCGGACAGGAGCACGGCCACGTAGTAGCCACCGAGCTTGGGGTCCAGCGGGTGCAGCGGCAGTGTCTGGGCGCCACGGATGAACTTTTCGACCTTACCGTCGCTGTCGCAGGTGAGGTCAATGAGCGTGGCCATGTTGGTCGGCCTCTCGTGGAGCCGGCTCACGGGCATCATCGGGAACAGCTGCTGGATGCCCCAGCAGTCGGGAACCAGCGAGAAGATGGAGAGGTTCATGTGGTAGTTGTAGATGGTGGTCTCTTTAGCCATGACACTCTTGGCGAGCTTCTTGGCCACCTTGTATATCTCGATGCCGTGCTCCTTGATCTCCGCAGCGTGGGAAGACATGGGCTTGGCCACCGCCGCGTCGTCATCACCCTTCAACCACTTCTTCGAGGAGAGATCATCGATCATGGCCTGCAGCTCTTCGGGGGTGGTCTCCTCGTCGTCCTTTGGCTCGGGGATTGCTGAGAGCGCCTCAAGGATGATCATCGAGTGGTGTGAGACCATGGCGCGGCCGCTCTCGGTGCACAGCACAGGGTGGTCAACGCCATTGTCCTCGCACTTGACCCGCACTGCCTGCACAATGCTGGAtgcgtactcctccagcccgtacGCCACCGACATGTCGGAGCCGGACCGGGTCCCGTCGTAGTCGACGCCGAGCCCCCCACCGCAGTCCAGCGTGTCCATCCTCGCGCCATACTCATTCACCAGGGTACAGTAGATGTCGGCGGCCTCGGTGGCTGCCTTGGACACGATCTCCGTGGACGGGATCATGGAGCCGATATGGAAGTGCAGCAACTTGAGCCACTGCAGCTTTTCGAGGTGCCTGAGCCTGTTGGCCACCTCGTAGATCTTCTTCGCAGGCAGCCCGAACTTGCCGTGCTTGCCGGCCGTCGACCCGAAGTGGCCTGGTATCTTGGTGAGCAGCTTGGCACGCACGCCCACGACCGGATCCACCCCGAGCTTGTTGCTCTGGTCGATGATGATGTCCAACTCCTCCTCCATCTCCATCACGATGATGGCATTTAGACCCATGGCACGCGCCGAGAGCGCCAGCGCCACGTACTCCGCGTCCTTGTAGCCATTACACACCAGAAAGGCTTTACTATTGGCCTTGGTAAGGCAGCTCATTGCGATGAGCAATTCGGGCTTGGAGCCAGCCTCCAGCCCATAGTTGTAACCGTGGCCGAAGTGAACAAAGTCCTGGATGATGGCCTTGTTCTGGTTCACCTTCACTGGGAACACGCCCTGATATCGTGCCATGTACCCGGTGTTCTTGATGGCATTGTCGAATGCGGTGTGGAGCGAGTCGAGGTGGTGCTTGAGCAGGCCGGGGAAGCGGAGGATCATTGGAAACTGGACGCTATCCTTTGCAGCTTGAATCACGTGCAGCACGTCGATCTCTTGCCCTGATTCCCTCTGATCGCCATGGGTATTGACACAGAGGTGGCCGTCCTGGTTCACGGTGAAGTAGGGTTCACCCCAGCGGGCGATGTTGTACAATCCACCATAGTTCCTGGCCATGGTGAAGGATCtgctaaaataaataaaagaggcccgGTGGTGAGAACTTTTGTATATTTTTCACTTGCAAATATGTGTCGTTCTGATGACCAAATTCTCAACAAATCACCTAGGACTAGTTTTGGATTAATATTAGTATTAGATGACGAGATCATGTGCCAAATCTTGCAGGATCCCCAATCATGAAACACTCAGCAT is part of the Triticum aestivum cultivar Chinese Spring unplaced genomic scaffold, IWGSC CS RefSeq v2.1 scaffold52145, whole genome shotgun sequence genome and harbors:
- the LOC123175618 gene encoding arginine decarboxylase yields the protein MARNYGGLYNIARWGEPYFTVNQDGHLCVNTHGDQRESGQEIDVLHVIQAAKDSVQFPMILRFPGLLKHHLDSLHTAFDNAIKNTGYMARYQGVFPVKVNQNKAIIQDFVHFGHGYNYGLEAGSKPELLIAMSCLTKANSKAFLVCNGYKDAEYVALALSARAMGLNAIIVMEMEEELDIIIDQSNKLGVDPVVGVRAKLLTKIPGHFGSTAGKHGKFGLPAKKIYEVANRLRHLEKLQWLKLLHFHIGSMIPSTEIVSKAATEAADIYCTLVNEYGARMDTLDCGGGLGVDYDGTRSGSDMSVAYGLEEYASSIVQAVRVKCEDNGVDHPVLCTESGRAMVSHHSMIILEALSAIPEPKDDEETTPEELQAMIDDLSSKKWLKGDDDAAVAKPMSSHAAEIKEHGIEIYKVAKKLAKSVMAKETTIYNYHMNLSIFSLVPDCWGIQQLFPMMPVSRLHERPTNMATLIDLTCDSDGKVEKFIRGAQTLPLHPLDPKLGGYYVAVLLSGAYQEALSSKHNLFGGPSIVRVDESGGIVTADLGATTEELISTMRYDVNQDILDVIHERAEEHGVWKMVGEIVKAGLTTMPYLIEYQVPLPGTA